In Oryzias latipes chromosome 19, ASM223467v1, the genomic stretch aaactctcaATTTGCAATATTGGCAATCAATcatgcgatacatgaacaaatagcaaaacaaatcaATACATCATtaccatttcactgcaacagttcaaattaaataagagtcaatataccttaaattatactccaaatgaccctcgtctacataggaggcaagCATCTACCATAAaggggctccatctgattggtcaaatgcataaagggatttatttgatttgttaaatatttcaaactgccataagattgttttagcacatttaagatgACCATTTATCCCAACTTCCACAGACTTTAGCGATATGCAGATAGCACAGCTTGATACTGCGATGGCGATAAACTTAAATTGGGTGTGTGAAAAGACAggctgtgtgtgaatgtgaatttATTATTTCAGTCACATTTCAGCGTCATGGTTCAAACaccaccaaaaaacacaaatggctCTCTTAGACATTTGCAAAAATTGCACTTTTGAtcacattttctctttaaattaaTGACCATGATGCGAGAAACCAGAATTGTCAATGCCTTCAACATGTCATAAAATATTCAATTATTTCTACACATTTAGTCCTTCATGTAAATATAGGTGGATTTTGATTAATACCGTTAGAAGAAATCTACTATTTAATTTTCTATTGAATATTTAcctattgctttgttttttcaaaactgctcaatagaataaataaaacaaattgagTAGTCTGTCTATTTATCATTGTATGAATGTCAAGAAGTAACTAATTCCACTGCTTACTTGTTGCAAATCATTCTTgtattacattttgtgttctgtAATGATAAAGAGGATTTCTTGTTCCTTTTGACATGAGTGTGTCTCACATGAGGAGAGACTTCCTGCTGGGCTGCCGCAGTGCAGACAGACAATCACATTACCTTTGGTTGTCATTGTGGCCGTCCTGCGCCCCCCAGCAGAGCTGCCTTCTCATCCACGTAGCCATGTGGGACAAACTATCTTCATCTTTAAAATTGAAAGCAGCAGAGTGCATTAATAAACCTTTTCTTCTCCCCCAAAATATCCATTTTATGGTTTTCTGACAAACAACATTAACTTTACTATTTCGATTGTTTTCATTCAGTGAGACTCGTTTCCACATAGAATTCTGAACACAAACCATGAAGGAAATGGAACTAACCACTTAAAGAGGCATCTTCTGGGAAGTCTGAGTCGAGCATGAGATCATCATCACCCAGATCGCAGGAGTCCAAGTTATTCAAGATGTcctgaaaattttaaaaaattaaaacaatcagCAGACAGCTTTGAAATGGACATGAGATAAATCTGatcaaagaaagaaattcaGGAGGACTCACCAACACTATAACTGCTGTTAGCATTGACTCGTATCAGATTTAATATGAAATGCATTTATTATTATCacttaaacaaaagaaagaacaatagctactttaaaaaaaaaagtttccaaagTCTccacaaacaaactcaaaaatatcaaaaagtcATAGTTCGTACAGTTATTTTTACACAACAtatacataaacacacacaacaaaaatccaaatattCTGGTTCTTTTAGACACTAAAAAATTTTCAATTAcctaaaaacaaagaacttcACTTTGTCTACAATATTTTTGTTACAGTTTAATGTGTgtgttaatgtttgtttttctttgtgaaacaACATTAACTCTccttttttaagtaaatcttACATTTTTCATGTTAACAGAATATGATTTGCCCCCCACAGTTTATGCTTTACACAACAGCTTAGTTGTGTCAGATTTCTCTCCATATCCCAACATTGGTGTAGTTTGTAGCCAGATTGATGGTGGCTAAACAAAGGGAAATGTCTTTAAACAGATCAAAGCTGTAAAGTTTCAAGCATCCATTTAGCCATGGTCTCTACACATTTATTCCTGTTCAAGGTCACGGGGTCGCTGGAGCCTAACCAGCATTGGACAGGCAAAGGCCCCTGGACAGGTCATCAGTctcacagggccacacagagaCAACCATCCATTTACATGGACAGTCCCAACTAAGGAACAATTAGGTTCCAGAAAGATGGAGTGTCTAACGTCCAGACAGAAATGACCCAACAGGGATTTGAACTAGGACCGTCTCTCTGGAAGGTGAAAGTGCTAACCACAAAACCACCAAGCAGCTTGGTAGCAAAGAAGTAAAGCTAATTGTAGCAAAGTAAATAGTGCTAGTTTTTCTGGTAAATCCACTCATTTAGAAGTCAAAAGTACTTTCTAAAAAGTAACACTGAATACTACATCTTTATAGTCATTTTTGCAAATGTAACAGAGTAAATGCAACTTGTTACCaagttatgttgtttttaattgcaAAGTTAAAGCGGTCTCCATTTTCTAATTTTATCTATTAAAATTCACTGTACATTGAGACTTTGACGTCTCATGTTCTGCTCTGATCCTGacttcagtttctgtttttcattgaaTACCTATTTGGCTACAAAACAAACAGTCCCGTCACCGACATTGACATGACATTTCAGTCATGTCAATGTCGTCATGTCAACCGTCGCCAATATCCACAAACGGACTGAAAGATTTTagacaaaaactgtttcaaaccagttaattaaaatgttttatgaaagaaaactaaaattacTCAGAGCAACACTGACACCTAGTGGCTATTAAAAAACCATACAGAGTTATTAATAGTGGTTGGGTACATCAATTCAGAGCTGGTTAATCTGCTCATTTCATTAAAGCCCTGGGCTCATTAATGTGGAAGGCACTTTGGGAGGAGCAGCTCATCAGCAGCAGCCTTCCATCCTCCTGTACCTCCAGCTCAGATTGTAGAACTGGTGCGGTGGATGGATTTGTGCTCTAAAGGTCAGATGTTTCACCACATGAATGTCACATGAATCAACAGAACAACAAGGCCTTGTTCAATTTTAATGCTCTAAAAGTTTTCGCTTTCTTTCTACAAATAACATGaacaaaagaggaaagaaaaaacgattaactgcaaaaaaaaaaaaaaaaaaaaaaagcagtggtctccaacctttttaacgccatggaccggtatgacgtcacacaaagTTTTCACAGACCGGTCGGAAGTTGTGGGAGGATGATTATTGTAGCAACGGCATGATAAAAGAGACGTGCCAAGACAAaacctgagcttttattttggcacgCACAACATTGTACATCggacaggtgtcatcatcctctccccttcgcacactcatggtgcaaaaaagaagtgctgtctattaaatgtagctttctttttctgGAAGTGGAaggttcctcttctgtctcctggctgggtgttttccccttggcaaagaaactttccaaagacgtttgttttttattcattttgctagttcctgggtttAATTTTAGgggtaacctatcacgtgacccagaagagcgccttggcctgcgtcaagagtgacatagacgaATGGAACCGAGAATTggtcaatttttcaaaataaaacatctttaagattccgaaataaataaaaccaaagtaatgtaagttatttattctctctgtgcggcccggtaccaaatgacccacagaccggtaccggtccacgacccgggggttggggaccgctggttTAGAGTGTTCCAACACTAACTGTCCGGGCTTCCACAGATCAACCAGTAGGTCCAGTGTGTTGGGGAGTGAAGATGggctttattttgtttcatctcATTAGCTTGATGAGCTGACAGGGAGATCGGCTGAATGTACTTGGCATCACAAATTTCGAAACTAAATGTTCTCTCTGCGATCCTAATTGTTATATGAAAGCCCAGTTTCTCCACATTTCCAATCCAGTGCACTTTGTGAGGTGTATGTGCAATTTAGCAGCGAGATACACAAAATTATGTACATATGCTTTAATATTCAAAAGATAGACTGATATAAATAGTTTGGCTTCTTGTAAGGTTCTTTATATTGGTTACGCTGCATTAGTCAGTTTGGAAATAATTAGCTTTTGCATGGCGTCTTGTCAATGGTCATGATTTTTCATATTAATTAGGagtttaatttgaaaagttttGACCCTCATTGTCCTCAGCCTGTTCAGTTTATGTCAATTTATTTGCTCCGCCTTGTTCTGttcaaaaatctaaataaaaggTTGAATATGTTTATCAATTCCAAACTCGTTGAATTCTCAACATTACATTTGTTAATTTAGTCGTTTTAAAGATGgataagtgttttttctttactgacATCCGAGTCACAGCTTCCGATGTGGTGGGTAGCGCCGTTGTTGGTGTTGATGGATGGGGCTGAACCAGAGACCCCCAGTGGCTCTAGACCCTCCTCATCCCACATGTAGGTCCCTCCAGACCCGCAGCTGTCAGAAGAGGAAAGGTCGAGGGACAGCTCCATCTATGAAGCAGAGAATACGATGAAGACCTGTTTGAGAGGTTCAGAAGCGTTCAGCAATGCGTCCTATTTTTAccgttttcattttgtaacctTCATTAAATCTtctatatttattatttaaacagTTCTGtgctaaatgtatttaaacCGGTGTTTTCCAACTCTTTTTGCAGCCAAGGTCCAATTGTTCCAAACTGCTACAACAGATGTTTGCCTTTGTTGTGTCATGACCGCGAAACAGCGCAGTCacattaacccaatgcatcatgggagttgtAGTAAAAAGTAGAGATGCTGATGCCGAACTAACCCACGGGTCTGGGCTTTATTATGATATGCAGTTTTTACACGGTCTAACACCGGATCCCGCGGGGAGCTACTAGGGGAGCACGGATGATCCATGATTCATACAAATGACTGGCCCCGGTTCTGCACAGGCGTGTGTCTGAAAAATGTTACGTTTGAAAAATAACAAGGGATGAGTTAAATCCATGTAGTAGtaagctttgttttttacaaatattatagatgttttaaggttgtaaaactcctcactacacactttatctgcttttctcagacaaacatcaacattttcatacttttcttgcttgtttaaactctcacagttgaaaccttcatagaaaaataagtcctttTATAATAGAATGAAATCTATGTATATGTAGCAAACAGatcgcattctgtacaggagacagtactaaggagattgattgacaggagtCTACAGCCATTCAGGATGCAGAGCACAAtgcactataaaaaaaacaaaaaaacatgcacaaatACGATATAGCAGGGAACCACTGTACGAGGATTTTACAGtgtacatttttcacatttttattttattgctatGTAATTTGTTTAGTCTAATTACAAAGTTAATATAACCTGGAACcgcttcctttctttttaaacataaaaggaCTATCGAGAACCTCGGAACAGTCCAACTCTTTGGTGGACTCACCTGGTCATGGTAGTCTGGCTGGTTGGATCTTCTCCGACGGGAAATGTGGTTAACTTCTTCTTGTTCATCtaaataccataaaaaataTCAGCCGTTTACGCTTTAGTAGACGCAAAAATATAAGCTAGTAAAACTCACCACCAACAGCTGTCCAGTTCATCCCATTTACTGGACAACAGAGATCTGTTTCAATGTCGCTCTCTTTGATCACAGACTTTTCCTCAAACCCAGTGCAGGACTGGTCGAGCCCTGAGTCATCGTCATAATTTTTAGATGAGGGCAAAATAATTTCCACGTCTCCATTTcctatttgaataaaataagaacaaattATGTAATTATAAGATATTTATGTCAGTTAAAATTGAAAGAACAATAAAGATATTCCAACTCTGTTTTCTCACCGAGTTTGTCAAAATCCTCCATGTACTCATGGCAGATGTAATTTCTATCTAGAGACAGAGTGGAGAGCAGCGATATATCCTCAAGTGTCTCACCTACCAACGACTCTTCCCCCGGATCCACAGACTGCCCCCCTGCCTCTTGGgctgttggtttgttttctgttagaAAGCAAAGGAGAATAAGGCTGATCCAGTGGCAGACGTGCAGGTTAATGTGGATGTTTGTTTGGTAGAAGAAAGATGATAACCTggactgtttttaaatgttgaaggCATCACCACTGAGTTCCTCAGTCTGTTGGGTACTTGTTTCAGTTCGTGGTACCCTCTGAGGTCACCGGTTAGGGTCCCTCTGAGGGAACGGGGCTGCTTTAGCAGTGATGGGCGAGATAGTTTATAGCTTAAACCACTGTTTTTGGGAGCAGGGGTAAACTTAGGTAGGAGGGTTTTTTTAAGGCCTAGGGAGGGAGATGGGGAAGGGTTGCAAACCCCAACTTTTCCAAAGGCGACACCACTTTGAACTTCAATGCATTTAGGTTGACCTATGGAGCTCCCTGCAGGTGATTTCAACAGGCTGCCCCTGGGTGGGGCCTGTTCAGGTGAAGACAGAGTTACCCCATGTGCTGCCCTGGTGATGGAGTACGACCTGGTGAAACTGGGGGACCGAGGAAGAGATGAGGACGAGGCAGATGACAGAGTGTGGGTGGGAGACGGCTGCTGTCGGACCTGGGTCAGGCTACGTGACTGAAAACGGTTCTCCTCTGATAACCGGAGAAACGGAACATATCCCAAACTCTCAGTGGAGAGAGAGCGGCTGGCCGCTGGCTTCTTATGGAGGTTGGAACCAGATAAATGTCCTGGACTTCCAACTGCAGAAAGAAAACCTTGTGGCCGTCTAGGAGAAGAGTGTGCATCAGTTTGGGGACTAGAGTTCAAGGCCTGCTTTGTGCCTTTGGTCAGTCTGGatggatttgatttgaagttCCCATATCCAGTTTTAGTCACAGGCGTTCTGATGTTGGACTGTGGAAACTGAGAGGACCTTGTCACAGTCTGGCCCTGCCCCTTCACGGATGACgcagtgtttttggtgttgttaTGCAACACGACTTGGGATCCCTGCTGCCTCTGAGAAGAAGACTGATGAACGTTGCCAGATCTCTGAACAGGATTACCCCCTTTTCCTCTCCCACACCCAGTATCTCCACCCACTCCTTTATCCTTGACATTTTCAACACCCTTCCGCCACTTTGTGGAAAAAGAGCTTGGCATTCTGATGAAGCCATTAAGTTTAGCAGTGGAAGGGGACACACCGGTGGTGCTGTTCACCACTGCAGGTCCAGGATGGTGGTAGAATCCATTGGTCAGGTGGGGGCTGCTGTTGGACAAAGAGGCTGGTGTTGTCTCAGGTTTGGGCCGTGAGCCAAACTTTGGAAGTCTAGAAACCATAGTGGGCATGGTGGGAGGTGGGCTTAGAGAGAAGATTTGACATCAAACTCCGCCCACATCAACATTACGACCCAGAGCCAGAGAAGCTAGagagaaagtaaagaaaaaaagattaaaaacgtTAGCGACCACGACAACAAATTCATGTGAGGAAGAGTCCCAACAGACAGAAAGGAATCAATGTTTTTAGGACAAAAATAACTGGGAGTTGCAGACTTATTTAAAAACTTGCCTgacaattataaataaatatataaaaaactgaaaagatgtaggttgtgttttttttctgcagcccaGTACCAACTATTCCAGAAACTAGAATTATGGATTATGGACCACTGCAATTGACCATGTATGTttagtgtaggaagtatactaaGTAAATACTTCTTCAtaaaactattttcattttactatataaacttcaagtatactgcctcacttcTAGCACAGACTAAGTATACTTGGAGTACTCTcaaatagactactttttgtTTCAACTTGAAAATGTAACACTGTTGAGGACTAAAACACCTGGCTTAAAGCAAAAATTGGGGATaatttgttttcctgcttttaatGAGGTGAGAACCGTTTCTTTCTGAATCAACAATGTTAGAAAATGATACCTTGGTGGTAGTATGCAGTGAAACATAATCATCACCCAGACCCTTCTTCAAAGAAACTTCTTCATACCTTAATGATTCAAGTTCAGGAATATAATAGGCAAGTTAAACAttcttttagtaaaaaaaagcatgttgcataactttaaagggaaaaaaatatctCACCAATGTGGGGATTAAGTCATTGACAGCATATGTCTCCCATGCATGCACAAGGATAAATCAAAAACTTGCAGCCGGTATCGAACAGAGGTCTTCAAAGTGTGAGACAAGAGCGCCATTGAGTACGCCACCTTAACTTCCCTGTTGTAttttgtgaaggaatttgttttattattatcattgtttaaatgtatttctttaaatgttaactcagattgacctttttacctcttctgaaaacagttgtgtgtttgttcatctgcttctcatctcccacccaggatgaggggtttacgacacactgtcctgagctgataagggatactgtttgaagttagaatccaaccaaatgggtcattatacgacaccccctaatgaacttttcctctttgtcttgaaaatgttacctccttcttgtgttcttaataaaaggtgcaCAGGGAGAGGCAGAACCTTTGAGAAGAGCAGCGTGTTGGTTGTCATCTGTCACACTGGCTtcttctccctcgtgcatgagaaacttgattcttgttgtggtttgttgtttataattgtgtttttctttaatgtctagatgcatttatctgacatattttaaaaaactggtATTGTGGGCTTGTGACGCATGTTCTAAAAACATTAAGAAGAGAAGTCTTATTCTGCAGCAAGATGATGATCTCTACATCACAACACTGATGGTCACCAAGGATTTGCAACCCTGCAGCCTTAGCACATGATGCACAGTTGAGATAATAGAAGAATGTGCAATCAAAGCTTCTTTAGTCATCCACCTGCTTCAGGCAACAACATGCTCAACAAAAGTGTGTATCACAAGCTTTTCTAGAAGCCTGCAGCACAAGGTGGGTATGAACAGAACAGACCTGATCAGAAGGAGCTTCTAGATTTGAGAAGCTTGTGATTTTAACGTGACCAAGAAGATCGGGACATTTGAAAGTCTAAAGGATCATCTAATGAGACTGAACACCCTCCAGAGGTAATGGCTCATAATAAATAGGCTGCATTTTCAGATTTCAGTCTGACAAGAAggctttctgtctttctgtgaGCAGCTGAGTCAGCCCTCTGCCGACTGAGGTCAATAACAGACTGAAACACCAAGACCAGAATAAAGCAGGTGCTTATCAGCTTTAccatttttctgaagatcaaACTCCAAAGTTTACCATGTGAGAACATGACAGGCCTAATAGAATTCAGCCATAAACGAGATCACTAAGCATTACTAGCGTGAATGAAACAcgaggacaaaaagaaaaaacacaacttgttttgttcttgtttttttacactctcCAGAAGCTAAGGTTTTTGTGGAGAGCAttcagtttctaaaaaaaaaacgtaaaagttgggagaattttctttgttttgaatggaTAAACACAAAATCTCTTATATAACTAATCCCATTAAGAGTTGCTCAGCCTTGAAATATGCCCTTTGTTATGCTGGAATCCATTTctatgattttcttttgttcgGTTACACCTGATCTTTTCTCAGACTGGACGGCTGCCGTTTCTCAAAGGTTTCTTAATAGTTAACTGTCTGTGGCCTTTGCATCAGTGTGACGTAATCTGAACGCTGAACAACTGCTGGCATGATAAGCAGCAGAAACCAGCGACACTCAGCAGGAATGAAGGAAGTCAGGAATGACGGAGCTCACTGAAGCTGCTACAACTATTGGCTGAAAATGCTGAAGTGCTCCACTGAAAAGCCTTTAGCTGTTTGCTAAAAATGCTGCAGCGACATGCTGATGGCTAAAACAGCTGAAGGAATTCAGAAGGGCAAAAATGGTAaaatagcgcttttctaccttccttgaaggcccaaagcgctttacagtcacagtcccattcacacattcacacactggtggcggctccgctgccgaacactggcgccaaccttccaccagaggcaagggggGGTTCACTCTTGCCCGAGGACATTTCAAGACGGGCAAGGCGAGAATCGAAcatgcaatcttccaatcagaggtcgaccacccgTCCACAGCACCACGGCCGCCTCACAAAAACTCCAAGTTACTTAATAAATTAGCTCAAAGTAATAGAATGATGCCCAACACGTCATTTCAAACAGTACAGGGTTTTGTCATTTATCGCAGAAGTTCTGAAAATAATCTACAAaaggtgaaatccacaaagtagtcatgtttattttttaccaatattacaaatgttttgaggttgtaaaactcctcaccaCACACTCCATACGCTtatgacatgaacattttcacactttcctCTCTCGTTTAAACTCTAAAAGTTCAAAATTACATCGAATAAAAAGTCCagtgttataaaataaaaacaacaaagatctaattgtgatcaaagatttatgtacatTTGGCAATTTAGGATTGACacggtcaacagccaatcagaatccagaacaaaaagcatgcaaaattgcactaAAATAAATCCCCAAAAACTGTGAGACGATGAGAGGTGAACCCTATTATTTTGAGGGAAAACTGTATGACCaaaaattaagaacaaaataagaaataattgGTCAAgagcaacatttaaaatgatccCAACGTGTAACAAAGCCtaaaatacaatacaaaaagtaataaaaccAATTGTTGTAATTCTGTGCGTAGTGTTCACCTGTGAGTCTGTAATGATGAAGTTACAGCACCATATATAGATTCTGTGTAAGCAGATGTCAATGGTTAACTAGATACAGAGACTGCGCAGACAGACTTCACCCACCTTACCTGAACAACTAGACGTTGTTCCCAAAACCATCTGAATGTTTTTTCGTTTccctttttggttttgtaagCCAACAGGTAGAAAAATCCAACATGAAGCCTTTGATTTGTCTCAGGTATTAATTATTTGTATGAAATTGAACAAGTGTGAAGACTAAACTCTTCCTCTACAGAGCTGAGGAACCCATAAACCATTGGCTTGGTGGCAATTTTCACTTGCATCcaacaaatgttcaaaaagttacatttatcAAAATGAATTCACCCTAGTAAGAGTCCCAACTCTTTGGGCTACAATTTGCACTGGTTTCATGTCTCTACGTTCAAGGATATTCTCATaaatacaagttaaaaacaagaatcagaACAAAAAGAATGTCACTACATTAAAAGGTGTCAGGTATAAGGAAGTTGAGTCAAGTTGGTTTCAAATTTCAGGATCTAGAGGAAAAAGCTTTTGCCCACAACTTTAAGAGTAGACTTTAATGGAGGCTCTGGCATTGTCTGCACTGGACTTAAACAACATCATTTAAGTACTTGGAACACCACAAACTAGGAGGAAGTGGTCTGATTAGAATCCTTAGTACTTGTTGTATTATCTTAATTTTATCTCATCTTAGTGCACAGGCAATCAACCTAGCACATGTGCCTGCtcgctcacctttgcacaaagagcatatctgtgtgtgtgcttaaCACAGGTACGCATGTATGTGCTTGTGAGTTCTTCTGTATGTATATTGTGTATATtatatgcatgtgtgtgaaggTTTTTCCAGCCAACAAGGTACGTTTGTAGTATTTGAATTTGTGGATGTGTGCGTCTGTGGACAGGGCCAGCcctttttgtaaacatttacagCTGAAAGTTAC encodes the following:
- the LOC105353814 gene encoding serine-rich coiled-coil domain-containing protein 2 isoform X3 codes for the protein MPTMVSRLPKFGSRPKPETTPASLSNSSPHLTNGFYHHPGPAVVNSTTGVSPSTAKLNGFIRMPSSFSTKWRKGVENVKDKGVGGDTGCGRGKGGNPVQRSGNVHQSSSQRQQGSQVVLHNNTKNTASSVKGQGQTVTRSSQFPQSNIRTPVTKTGYGNFKSNPSRLTKGTKQALNSSPQTDAHSSPRRPQGFLSAVGSPGHLSGSNLHKKPAASRSLSTESLGYVPFLRLSEENRFQSRSLTQVRQQPSPTHTLSSASSSSLPRSPSFTRSYSITRAAHGVTLSSPEQAPPRGSLLKSPAGSSIGQPKCIEVQSGVAFGKVGVCNPSPSPSLGLKKTLLPKFTPAPKNSGLSYKLSRPSLLKQPRSLRGTLTGDLRGYHELKQVPNRLRNSVVMPSTFKNSPENKPTAQEAGGQSVDPGEESLVGETLEDISLLSTLSLDRNYICHEYMEDFDKLGNGDVEIILPSSKNYDDDSGLDQSCTGFEEKSVIKESDIETDLCCPVNGMNWTAVGDEQEEVNHISRRRRSNQPDYHDQMELSLDLSSSDSCGSGGTYMWDEEGLEPLGVSGSAPSINTNNGATHHIGSCDSDDILNNLDSCDLGDDDLMLDSDFPEDASLSDEDSLSHMATWMRRQLCWGAQDGHNDNQSDFQSCKLTEDAGNKRTSDSKNCEIILDLCPTSLGVDVEELAEDCSAVRSQLEFLQTLLLQVEDVDEDTPTTDTLSPEPNDSSCSSNSQVQALLQEVQQLREELKSQDQTIAQLTLQLTVSLATSGCRCREKKEKVDQHTQTSVMQTESVALQTPWGESKASPPVSFLSPPWQYQRSRPFRKRPKPSIPSILIRERVENLVIYFSDTACLQYLTSPASTPRNH
- the LOC105353814 gene encoding serine-rich coiled-coil domain-containing protein 2 isoform X6 codes for the protein MPTMVSRLPKFGSRPKPETTPASLSNSSPHLTNGFYHHPGPAVVNSTTGVSPSTAKLNGFIRMPSSFSTKWRKGVENVKDKGVGGDTGCGRGKGGNPVQRSGNVHQSSSQRQQGSQVVLHNNTKNTASSVKGQGQTVTRSSQFPQSNIRTPVTKTGYGNFKSNPSRLTKGTKQALNSSPQTDAHSSPRRPQGFLSAVGSPGHLSGSNLHKKPAASRSLSTESLGYVPFLRLSEENRFQSRSLTQVRQQPSPTHTLSSASSSSLPRSPSFTRSYSITRAAHGVTLSSPEQAPPRGSLLKSPAGSSIGQPKCIEVQSGVAFGKVGVCNPSPSPSLGLKKTLLPKFTPAPKNSGLSYKLSRPSLLKQPRSLRGTLTGDLRGYHELKQVPNRLRNSVVMPSTFKNSPENKPTAQEAGGQSVDPGEESLVGETLEDISLLSTLSLDRNYICHEYMEDFDKLGNGDVEIILPSSKNYDDDSGLDQSCTGFEEKSVIKESDIETDLCCPVNGMNWTAVGDEQEEVNHISRRRRSNQPDYHDQMELSLDLSSSDSCGSGGTYMWDEEGLEPLGVSGSAPSINTNNGATHHIGSCDSDDILNNLDSCDLGDDDLMLDSDFPEDASLSDEDSLSHMATWMRRQLCWGAQDGHNDNQSDFQSCKLTEDAGNKRTSDSKNCEIILDLCPTSLGVDVEELAEDCSAVRSQLEFLQTLLLQVEDVDEDTPTTDTLSPEPNDSSCSSNSQVQALLQEVQQLREELKSQDQTIAQLTLQLTVSLATSGCRCREKKEKVDQHTQTSVMQTESVALQTPWGESKSPILDFSSFNAQKPLTSPTHAPSPDRIYPVDHV
- the LOC105353814 gene encoding serine-rich coiled-coil domain-containing protein 2 isoform X2, translating into MPTMVSRLPKFGSRPKPETTPASLSNSSPHLTNGFYHHPGPAVVNSTTGVSPSTAKLNGFIRMPSSFSTKWRKGVENVKDKGVGGDTGCGRGKGGNPVQRSGNVHQSSSQRQQGSQVVLHNNTKNTASSVKGQGQTVTRSSQFPQSNIRTPVTKTGYGNFKSNPSRLTKGTKQALNSSPQTDAHSSPRRPQGFLSAVGSPGHLSGSNLHKKPAASRSLSTESLGYVPFLRLSEENRFQSRSLTQVRQQPSPTHTLSSASSSSLPRSPSFTRSYSITRAAHGVTLSSPEQAPPRGSLLKSPAGSSIGQPKCIEVQSGVAFGKVGVCNPSPSPSLGLKKTLLPKFTPAPKNSGLSYKLSRPSLLKQPRSLRGTLTGDLRGYHELKQVPNRLRNSVVMPSTFKNSPENKPTAQEAGGQSVDPGEESLVGNGDVEIILPSSKNYDDDSGLDQSCTGFEEKSVIKESDIETDLCCPVNGMNWTAVGDEQEEVNHISRRRRSNQPDYHDQMELSLDLSSSDSCGSGGTYMWDEEGLEPLGVSGSAPSINTNNGATHHIGSCDSDDILNNLDSCDLGDDDLMLDSDFPEDASLSDEDSLSHMATWMRRQLCWGAQDGHNDNQSDFQSCKLTEDAGNKRTSDSKNCEIILDLCPTSLGVDVEELAEDCSAVRSQLEFLQTLLLQVEDVDEDTPTTDTLSPEPNDSSCSSNSQVQALLQEVQQLREELKSQDQTIAQLTLQLTVSLATSGCRCREKKEKVDQHTQTSVMQTESVALQTPWGESKSPILDFSSFNAQKPLTSPTHAPSPGNPTQPSPPSDKLLLSPYTNQISQREGHNRKIRKTEPSGGTSSKVLLSPQPSKFQLLPSDTSPKSRVSKPPLDPHKNISRAKVKAMASTSCSSIPPPQTKEPQRSQQTTVHASPSSLPPGSSRQ
- the LOC105353814 gene encoding serine-rich coiled-coil domain-containing protein 2 isoform X1; translation: MPTMVSRLPKFGSRPKPETTPASLSNSSPHLTNGFYHHPGPAVVNSTTGVSPSTAKLNGFIRMPSSFSTKWRKGVENVKDKGVGGDTGCGRGKGGNPVQRSGNVHQSSSQRQQGSQVVLHNNTKNTASSVKGQGQTVTRSSQFPQSNIRTPVTKTGYGNFKSNPSRLTKGTKQALNSSPQTDAHSSPRRPQGFLSAVGSPGHLSGSNLHKKPAASRSLSTESLGYVPFLRLSEENRFQSRSLTQVRQQPSPTHTLSSASSSSLPRSPSFTRSYSITRAAHGVTLSSPEQAPPRGSLLKSPAGSSIGQPKCIEVQSGVAFGKVGVCNPSPSPSLGLKKTLLPKFTPAPKNSGLSYKLSRPSLLKQPRSLRGTLTGDLRGYHELKQVPNRLRNSVVMPSTFKNSPENKPTAQEAGGQSVDPGEESLVGETLEDISLLSTLSLDRNYICHEYMEDFDKLGNGDVEIILPSSKNYDDDSGLDQSCTGFEEKSVIKESDIETDLCCPVNGMNWTAVGDEQEEVNHISRRRRSNQPDYHDQMELSLDLSSSDSCGSGGTYMWDEEGLEPLGVSGSAPSINTNNGATHHIGSCDSDDILNNLDSCDLGDDDLMLDSDFPEDASLSDEDSLSHMATWMRRQLCWGAQDGHNDNQSDFQSCKLTEDAGNKRTSDSKNCEIILDLCPTSLGVDVEELAEDCSAVRSQLEFLQTLLLQVEDVDEDTPTTDTLSPEPNDSSCSSNSQVQALLQEVQQLREELKSQDQTIAQLTLQLTVSLATSGCRCREKKEKVDQHTQTSVMQTESVALQTPWGESKSPILDFSSFNAQKPLTSPTHAPSPGNPTQPSPPSDKLLLSPYTNQISQREGHNRKIRKTEPSGGTSSKVLLSPQPSKFQLLPSDTSPKSRVSKPPLDPHKNISRAKVKAMASTSCSSIPPPQTKEPQRSQQTTVHASPSSLPPGSSRQ